A genomic region of Phragmites australis chromosome 2, lpPhrAust1.1, whole genome shotgun sequence contains the following coding sequences:
- the LOC133909810 gene encoding uncharacterized protein LOC133909810, whose product MGNSLRCCLACVLPCGALDLVRIVHLSGRVDEYGRAVSAGEVLAAHPNHVLSRPCSSQQGVVRRIIIVSPESELERGEIYFLIPAASVPDGKKTGAGAPGRHVRSKSEGSVVAGDRQLGLCGASPERTTKRTAAQQHRRRMSTGSHASPWQPHLACIAEDL is encoded by the coding sequence ATGGGCAACAGCCTGCGGTGCTGCCTGGCGTGCGTGCTCCCCTGCGGCGCGCTGGACCTGGTCCGGATCGTGCACCTCAGCGGTCGCGTCGACGAGTACGGCCGCGCCGTGTCGGCCGGGGAGGTGCTCGCCGCGCACCCCAACCACGTGCTCAGCAGGCCGTGCTCGTCGCAGCAGGGGGTGGTGCGCCGGATCATCATCGTGTCGCCGGAGTCCGAGCTGGAGCGCGGGGAGATCTACTTCCTCATCCCGGCAGCCTCCGTGCCCGACGGGAAGAAGACTGGCGCTGGCGCGCCGGGCCGGCACGTTCGCAGCAAGTCGGAAGGCAGCGTCGTGGCCGGCGATCGGCAGCTGGGGCTGTGTGGCGCGTCGCCGGAGAGGACAACGAAGAGGACGGCGGCGCAGCAGCACCGGAGGCGCATGAGCACCGGCAGCCACGCCTCGCCGTGGCAGCCGCACCTTGCGTGCATCGCCGAGGACCTCTGA